One genomic segment of Drosophila willistoni isolate 14030-0811.24 chromosome 2R unlocalized genomic scaffold, UCI_dwil_1.1 Seg200, whole genome shotgun sequence includes these proteins:
- the LOC6641670 gene encoding LOW QUALITY PROTEIN: out at first protein (The sequence of the model RefSeq protein was modified relative to this genomic sequence to represent the inferred CDS: substituted 1 base at 1 genomic stop codon) — MILAKDRPIDPYTYCKPSGQRRICDRAASHCYLKQSRGFLWFILCNLLMPTIPNGGLGGGSLVGAQLLINVQNQGGEVIQESITSNIGEDLITLEFQKTDGTLITQVIDFRNEVQILKALVLGEEERGQSQYQVMCFATKFNKGDFISSDAMAKLRQKNPHTIRTPEEDKGRETYTMSSWVQLNRSLPITRHLQSLCTEAMDATYVRDVDLKAWAELPGSSISSLEAATEKFPDALSTRCNEVSSLWAPCLCTLETCIGWYPCGLKYCKGKTAAVGSDASGAQQQQQTNYRCGIKTCRKCTQFTYYVRQKQQCLWDEXRRGELQLMQMQMRCAKRQQHDKEDAACDATAVAGAPTTNASSKRTEGRPPPTTTTTTTNKLRQLLLLVQQQMPFALWSFPVHHISHHHHHDGVAPTTASTLAQPSSSSSLSSPSSSSTMAAIVA; from the exons ATGATCTTGGCAAAGGATAGACCAATTGATCCCTATACATATTGCAAGCCAAGTGGCCAGCGTCGCATCTGTGATCGGGCAGCCAGCCATTGTTATTTGAAACAAAGTCGCGGATTCTTATGGTTTATACTGTGCAATTTACTAATGCCAACGATACCAAATGGCGGTCTTGGTGGTGGTAGCCTGGTGGGGGCCCAATTGTTGATCAATGTGCAAAATCAG GGCGGCGAGGTCATTCAGGAGAGCATCACATCCAATATAGGCGAAGATCTAATAACTTTAGAGTTCCAGAAAACCGATGGTACACTCATCACCCAAGTCATTGACTTTCGCAAT GAGGTTCAAATCCTTAAGGCCTTGGTCTTGGGCGAAGAGGAACGCGGTCAAAGTCAATATCAAGTCATGTGCTTCGCCACCAAATTCAATAAAGGGGACTTCATTTCCTCGGATGCCATGGCCAAACTGCGCCAAAAAAATCCTCATACCATACGCACGCCGGAAGAGGATAAAGGTCGGGAGACGTACACGATGAGCAGTTGGGTGCAATTGAATCGTTCATTGCCCATAACTAGACATTTGCAATCATTATGTACCGAGGCAATGGATGCCACATATGTGAGAGATGTCGATCTGAAGGCTTGGGCCGAATTACCAG GCTCGTCAATTTCCAGCCTAGAGGCAGCCACTGAAAAATTTCCGGATGCGCTGTCCACGCGTTGCAATGAAGTGAGCAGCCTATGGGCACCATGTCTCTGTACGCTGGAGACCTGCATCGGTTGGTATCCCTGTGGACTTAAATATTGCAAGGGCAAGACGGCCGCTGTGGGGTCGGATGCATCCGGGgcccaacagcagcagcagacgaATTATCGTTGCGGCATCAAGACCTGCCGCAAGTGTACACAGTTCACCTATTATGTGCGACAGAAACAACAGTGCCTCTGGGATGAATGACGACGCGGCGAACTGCAGCTGATGCAGATGCAGATGCGATGTGCCAAGCGGCAGCAGCATGACAAGGAGGATGCTGCCTGTGATGCGACAGCAGTAGCAGGGGCACCCACAACGAATGCTAGCAGCAAAAGAACTGAGGGAAGACCTCCGCCCactacaacaactacaacgacCAACAAATTACGGCAACTGCTTTTGTTGGTACAGCAGCAGATGCCTTTTGCACTGTGGAGCTTTCCGGTCCATCACATttcccatcatcatcatcatgatggcGTTGCCCCAACTACCGCCTCCACCTTGGCCCAaccatcgtcatcatcatcattatcatcgccatcatcatcatccacaaTGGCAGCCATCGTCGCGTGA
- the LOC111518509 gene encoding zinc finger protein ZFAT-like, producing the protein MLRCPVEGCNFSTQYKLQLQLHEIVHQNTDFKYYTCRLCEYSSPKKHNVQRHMAVRHYGGEQVQLHPFMDPQAHPPEEEHREQRIIFEEQFQCSFCHYRSTRKLNVINHQILRHNSNDDATNPEHQEVSVPKSRPVDSELEIMVVNSYQCSRCDYTSSKRQNVRRHINRRHNNVGVVLTESSNDLLRPYSGMLNSYCRRSEPSPETSDKIIFEERFQCSVCDYRSTNKEDVLRHQSLRHDINDEVPDDFHCNMCDYFSNKKHNLLRHKSARHRRIADAKKEESGFKEEDSGIQEEESDSRGFEDEPAKRLLLAECGLIWNSETSSKKDECSSSDRDTPISS; encoded by the coding sequence ATGCTCAGATGTCCAGTGGAGGGATGTAACTTTTCCACTCAATATAAATTGCAACTACAGCTCCATGAGATCGTACACCAAAACACcgattttaaatattatacgTGCAGGCTGTGCGAATACAGCAGCCCTAAAAAACATAATGTTCAAAGGCATATGGCCGTGAGACACTATGGTGGCGAACAAGTGCAGCTACACCCATTTATGGATCCGCAAGCCCATCCCCCAGAAGAGGAACATCGGGAACAGAGAATAATCTTCGAGGAACAATTTCAATGCAGTTTTTGTCATTACAGAAGCACCAGAAAGTTGAATGTAATAAATCATCAGATCTTAAGACACAATAGCAACGACGATGCAACTAACCCGGAGCATCAGGAAGTATCAGTACCAAAATCAAGACCAGTTGATTCAGAGCTAGAAATAATGGTTGTAAATAGTTATCAATGCAGCCGTTGTGATTATACAAGTTCCAAGAGACAAAATGTAAGAAGGCATATAAACAGAAGACACAATAACGTTGGAGTTGTGCTCACAGAGTCATCAAATGACCTGCTAAGGCCATATAGTGGGATGCTAAATTCATATTGTCGCAGATCTGAGCCAAGCCCAGAGACATCGGATAAAATAATCTTTGAGGAACGCTTTCAGTGTAGCGTCTGTGACTATAGGAGCACCAACAAGGAAGATGTTTTGCGGCATCAGTCTTTGAGACACGATATAAATGATGAAGTTCCCGATGACTTCCACTGCAACATGTGCGATTATTTCTCCAACAAGAAGCATAATCTATTAAGGCACAAGTCTGCGAGACACCGTCGCATAGCCGATGCCAAGAAGGAAGAGTCAGGATTCAAGGAGGAAGATTCAGGAATCCAGGAAGAAGAATCAGACTCAAGAGGGTTCGAGGATGAACCTGCAAAGCGTCTCTTACTTGCAGAATGTGGTCTTATATGGAACTCTGAAACCTCGTCCAAGAAAGATGAGTGTTCGTCTAGCGATCGGGACACGCCGATAAGTAGTTAA
- the LOC6641624 gene encoding protein sly1 homolog: protein MLTLRERQINAIKQMLNLNSQQPKALAAEPVWKILIYDRVGQDIISPIISIKELRELGVTLHVQLHSDRDSIPDVPAVYFCLPTDENLDRIQQDFSNGLYDIYHLNFLAPISRNKIENLAAAALHSGCVANIHRVYDQYVNFVSLEDDFFILKHQQSDQLSYYAINRANTRDEEMEALMDSIVDSLFALFVTLGNVPIIRCPRNSAAEMVARKLEKKLRENLWDARANLFHMDATQAGGGVFSFQRPVLLLLDRTMDLATPLHHTWSYQALVHDVLDLGLNLVYVEDDQSSTTGARKKPKACDLDRNDRFWMTHKGSPFPTVAEAIQEELESYRNSEEEIKRLKSSMGIEGESDIAFSLVNDTTARLTNAVNSLPQLMEKKRLIDMHTKIATAILNYIKARRLDSYFEIEEKIMSKQTLDKPLIDLLRDAEFGQSEDKLRLYIIYYICAQQLPEVEMDRLKEALQAAGCDLTALAYVQRWKSIMNRSPGISQGTQYEGGGTKTVSMFSKLVSQGSSFVMEGVKNLVVKRHNLPVTKITEQVMECRSNAETDDYLYLDPKLLKGGDVFPKNRAPFQDAVVFMVGGGNYIEYQNLVDFIKQKQTSNVQRRIIYGASTLTNAKQFLKELSALGSEIQAPTSTS, encoded by the exons ATGTTAACTCTCCGAGAGCGTCAAATCA aTGCTATTAAGCAAATGCTAAATCTGAACTCTCAGCAGCCAAAGGCCTTAGCTGCTGAGCCGGTATGGAAGATTCTGATATACGATCGTGTAGGTCAAGACATAATATCGCCGATAATATCCATTAAAGAGTTGCGCGAATTGGGAGTGACGTTGCATGT CCAACTCCATTCAGATCGGGACTCAATCCCAGATGTGCCGGCTGTTTACTTTTGTTTGCCCACCGATGAGAATTTGGATCGTATTCAGCAGGATTTCTCCAATGGCCTCTATGACATCTATCACCTGAACTTTCTGGCTCCGATATCccgaaataaaattgaaaatttagctgctgctgccctGCATAGTGGTTGTGTGGCCAATATTCATCGAGTCTATGATCAATATGTAAACTTTGTTAGTCTCGAAGATGACTTCTTCATTTTAAAACATCAGCAGAGTGATCAGCTATCCTATTATGCTATCAATCGAGCCAATACCAGGGATGAGGAAATGGAGGCTCTAATGGATTCCATAGTTGACTCTCTGTTCGCGTTGTTTGTAACGCTCGGTAATGTTCCCATAATTCGCTGCCCCAGAAATAGTGCGGCAGAGATGGTAGCCCGCAAGTTGGAGAAAAAATTGCGTGAAAATCTCTGGGATGCCCGTGCCAATCTGTTTCACATGGATGCCACTCAAGCAGGTGGCGGAGTATTTAGTTTCCAGCGTCCAGTTTTGCTGCTACTGGATAGAACCATGGATTTGGCCACTCCTCTTCATCATACCTGGTCGTATCAGGCTTTGGTGCATGATGTACTCGATTTAGGATTGAATTTGGTCTACGTGGAAGATGATCAAAGCTCAACAACGG GGGCCCGAAAGAAACCAAAAGCCTGCGACTTGGATCGCAATGATCGCTTCTGGATGACCCATAAGGGTAGCCCATTCCCAACTGTGGCTGAGGCCATACAGGAGGAACTGGAATCCTATCGCAATTCGGAAGAGGAAATCAAACGACTGAAGAGTTCCATGGGAATTGAGGGTGAATCCGATATTGCCTTCTCGTTGGTCAATGATACCACAGCTCGTCTTACGAATGCCGTCAATTCGTTGCCCCAGTTAATGGAGAAGAAGCGTCTGATCGATATGCATACGAAAATAGCTACAGCAATATTAAACTATATCAAGGCACGACGACTGGATTCCTATTTTGAGATTGAGGAAAAGATTATGTCGAAACAGACCTTGGATAAACCCCTAATAGATCTGCTGAGGGATGCTGAATTTGGTCAATCGGAAGACAAACTGCGATTATACATTATCTATTACATTTGCGCCCAGCAATTGCCTGAAGTGGAAATGGATAGACTAAAGGAGGCACTCCAGGCAGCTGGTTGCGATTTGACTGCCTTGGCCTATGTCCAAAGATGGAAATCGATTATGAATCGTTCGCCGGGCATTAGCCAGGGTACCCAGTATGAAGGTGGTGGTACCAAAACTGTGTCCATGTTTTCAAAACTTGTCTCACAGGGCAGTTCATTTGTTATGGAGGGTGTGAAGAATTTAGTAGTGAAACGTCAT AATCTTCCTGTAACGAAAATCACCGAGCAAGTGATGGAGTGTCGCAGCAATGCTGAAACTGATGACTATCTATATCTGGATCCAAAATTGCTAAAGGGTGGTGATGTTTTTCCCAAAAATCGTGCTCCTTTCCAGGATGCTGTGGTCTTTATGGTTGGTGGTGGCAATTATATTGAATATCAGAATCTTGTCGATTTtatcaaacaaaaacaaacgtCCAATGTCCAACGACGCATCATCTATGGTGCCTCCACATTGACCAATGCCAAACAGTTTCTCAAAGAGCTTTCCGCACTAGGCAGCGAGATTCAAGCGCCGACATCGACAAGTTAG